A genomic stretch from Cardiocondyla obscurior isolate alpha-2009 linkage group LG10, Cobs3.1, whole genome shotgun sequence includes:
- the LOC139105941 gene encoding organic cation transporter protein-like: MNAEETKVGCFQMVLVLLLGVNYVIVAMSHALPVFHNYAPKFYCQAKDSTNKRFGCQTANNSLVTANLTSSQVHLITSCSGKYHFVTEFTESSVVTEWGLVCEKQYLSHLGPIVYYAGVILGAWITGILTDRIGRFPVQAICLYAQGTMAVALYVVQNYPTFLALRGLQGVFVQGLQNSTYILSLELFPARFRTFVALMMQISWSIGLILLAVLSYVIPDWRILQLAISVPTAITVLYIWIIPESPRWLLAKGKSTEADMVLERIAIYNSCCTGLQKKNLLQEACVKSNTTPMKPERKSRVTSIELEKARANENQREETTDLLNKSKLIERKIIENALEINSTNSRNKFSNMELREKTKGDFDKKHLPSSSKCDQNSKTIAQSECEQKVAAKCIEEVVLRRVKKRKTDKNEEKSETAVKKQTANELSSTFKNAIKPSRLRRYSAIMICQWWASATADGISNNLAPSFPINRHITFGLGAILEMATYTFVYFILSNYGRRVPMCTYQSLNGIMYILIATFLIFITTTSPWTDLAKTIMTLFARVTVISTLSIVYLYSVEISPTVIRSTWLGLCVVCANLGNMSIILLLEYVSLPIQLLVVGSLCLVSGMLALILPETLNKVLPDQIADMKNAISSDNYKSGDVDTENNAKEEVLTKRQILREKLFGRLGRQWNSGKLHGK, translated from the exons ATGAATGCGGAGGAAACTAAAGTGGGCTGCTTTCAAATGGTGTTAGTGTTGCTACTCGGAGTAAACTATGTCATCGTCGCCATGAGTCACGCGTTGCCGGTTTTCCACAACTATGCACCAAAATTTTACTGCCAG gCAAAAGATTCAACAAATAAAAGGTTTGGCTGTCAAACTGCGAACAACTCGTTGGTCACTGCCAATTTAACTTCGTCGCAAGTGCACCTGATTACATCCTGTTCTGGaaaatatcattttgtaaCGGAGTTTACAGAGAGCAGCGTAGTCACTGAATGGGGTTTAGTGTGCGAAAAACAATACTTGTCTCATCTCGGGCCGATCGTTTATTACGCAGGGGTAATTCTGGGTGCGTGGATTACTGGAATTCTAACTGATCGCATTGGCAGATTTCCAGTTCAAGCGATATGTCTTTACGCGCAAGGGACGATGGCAGTAGCACTTTACGTTGTGCAG AACTATCCTACGTTTTTGGCACTGCGAGGTCTTCAAGGAGTGTTTGTCCAGGGTTTGCAGAATTCCACATACATTCTCTCCCTCGAACTATTTCCAGCGCGATTTCGCACTTTCGTTGCATTAATGATGCAGATCTCCTGGTCAATCGGTCTCATACTGCTTGCAGTACTTAGCTACGTGATACCTGATTGGCGAATTTTGCAGCTGGCCATTTCTGTACCCACCGCAATTACTGTGCTGTACATTTg GATTATACCAGAATCACCGAGATGGTTGCTGGCCAAAGGAAAATCAACGGAGGCCGATATGGTTCTTGAAAGAATCGCAATATACAACAGCTGTTGCACTGGATTGCAGAAGAAGAATCTTCTTCAAGAAGCATGCGTGAAAAGTAACACAACGCCGATGAAACCAGAAAGGAAGTCGCGAGTCACCAGTATTGAACTTGAGAAAGCGAGGGCTAACGAAAACCAACGGGAAGAAACTACAGATTTGTTAAACAAATCGAAATTAATAGAACGAAAAATTATAG AAAACGCTTTGGAAATCAATTCAACCAACTCGAGGAACAAATTTTCCAACATGGAATTACGCGAAAAGACTAAAGGAGATTTTGACAAGAAGCATTTGCCTTCGAGTTCCAAGTGCGATCAAAACTCAAAGACGATTGCACAATCAGAATGCGAACAGAAAGTTGCTGCAAAATGTATAGAAGAGGTAGTCCTACgtagagtaaaaaaaagaaaaactgatAAAAATGAAGAGAAATCAGAAACGGCTGTTAAGAAACAGACCGCAAACGAGCTCAGTTCAACCTTCAAGAATGCAATTAAACCGTCGAGATTAAGAAGATACAGTGCTATAATGATTTGTCAATg GTGGGCGTCTGCAACAGCGGACGGCATATCTAACAATCTGGCGCCAAGTTTTCCGATCAACAGGCATATCACGTTCGGTCTCGGCGCAATTCTCGAAATGGCAACGTACACATTtgtatactttatattatcTAACTATGGTAGACGAGTGCCGATGTGCACATATCAATCTCTCAATggtattatgtatattttaattgcgactttcttaatttttatcaccACCACTTCACCATGGACAG atctCGCAAAAACCATAATGACCCTGTTTGCCAGAGTGACGGTCATAAGTACTCTATCTATCGTCTACTTATACAGTGTTGAAATATCCCCGACGGTAATACGAAGTACCTGGTTAGGTTTGTGTGTGGTATGTGCGAATCTCGGCAATATGAGCATAATACTTTTACTG gaaTATGTATCACTTCCAATACAATTACTAGTCGTTGGATCGTTGTGCCTTGTCTCCGGCATGCTGGCTCTGATTTTACCAGAAACGTTAAACAAAGTTTTACCAGACCAAATAGCAGATATGAAAAATGCAATAAGCAGCGATAATTACAAGAGTGGCGATGTCGATACAGAAAACAATGCGAAGGAAGAGGTTTTAACAAAGAGACAAATTCTAAGAGAGAAACTTTTCGGAAGATTGGGTAGACAATGGAATTCTGGTAAACTtcacggaaaataa
- the LOC139105943 gene encoding uncharacterized protein, translated as MRARIVLLGILLVCTSIEYADSRSKKTTQLSLQTKETNVVNFMRLLMMRLVFGVASAMGLGENLSGVLGGIFVPPGAEEYNEDYGEDDLIVPDIF; from the exons ATGAGAGCTCGGATAGTCTTGCTAGGAATTTTGCTCGTATGCACGAGC ATTGAGTATGCAGATAGCAGATCGAAGAAAACGACGCAGCTGTCCTTGCAGACCAAAGAGACTAACGTGGTGAATTTTATGCGGCTGCTGATGATGAGATTGGTCTTCGGGGTTGCTTCCGCAATGGGACTGGGCGAGAATCTCTCGGGTGTTCTTGGCGGAATTTTTGTGCCTCCTGGAGCTGAGGAATACAATGAGGATTATGGAGAGGATGACTTGATTGTACCtgatattttctaa
- the LOC139105942 gene encoding structure-specific endonuclease subunit slx1-like, whose product MMEEEPEVIEHFCGVYLLYCMNPKYKGRTYIGYTVDPKRRIKQHNAGKKHGGAWKTSNRGPWNMVLIIHGFPNSTSALRFEWAWQHPHMSRRLNTFPKKSSQKKFDFCLTVLSEMLKIGPWCRLPLTIRWMDYEFSKNYHKYISPPLHMPICYGKVTSSKVKQMQRTKENNVPSQELYFPVEKPLMLCVLCNLILIEKDSVICVKPKCLLTAHLICLAKEFGVDEMILPIGGTCPSCKSNVLWGDLIRKKNGCYQNLEEINSDFFSDSDL is encoded by the exons atgatGGAAGAAGAGCCTGAAGTAATAGAGCATTTTTGTGGAGTATATTTACTGTATTGTATGAATCCAAAGTACAAGGGAAGAACTTATATAGGTTATACTGTAGATCCAAAACGAAGGATTAAGCAACATAATGCTGGTAAAAAGCATGGTGGAGCTTGGAAAACTAGTAACAGAGGACCATG GAACATGGTATTGATTATTCATGGATTTCCCAATAGCACTTCTGCTCTTAGA TTTGAATGGGCTTGGCAACATCCGCATATGAGTAGACGATTAAACACATTCCCAAAAAAATCGTCACAgaagaaatttgatttttgtttGACAGTTTTGTCTGAAATGTTGAAAATTGGACCTTGGTGTCGTCTACCTTTGACAATACGATGGATGGACTAtgaattttccaaaaattatcataaatacATATCTCCACCATTACACATGCCCATATGCTATGGCAAAGTTACTAGTTCTAAAGTTAAGCAAATGcaaagaacaaaagaaaataatgttcCGTCACAAGAATTATACTTTCCAGTGGAAAAGCCCTTGATGTTATGTGTTCTTTGTAATTTGATCTTGATAGAGAAAGATTCTGTTATTTGCGTAAAACCCAAATGTCTTTTAACTGCTCACTTAATTTGTTTAGCGAAAGAATTTGGTGTGGATGAAATGATTTTACCGATTGGAGGTACTTGTCCTTCTTGCAAATCTAACGTTCTTTGGGGAGATcttataagaaaaaagaacggtTGTTATCAAAACcttgaagaaattaatagtGATTTTTTCAGTGATAGCGATTTATAA